A single genomic interval of Anopheles marshallii chromosome 2, idAnoMarsDA_429_01, whole genome shotgun sequence harbors:
- the LOC128719412 gene encoding uncharacterized protein LOC128719412, which yields MYPQSNGQLDWNERFDTAVDIGNGGSVFGDNGDVYRRFQDIDGGSNSSASNDTESTTLLDETCRKNERLYDITPKDRGDRHSRGSTKNKCFLWIIAFCLIGIVGFGIIPNNNDRGRVGTIAGWGLNTSRATIGYVLPYENTTLIDPLNVCTTEERSGLVEESEKVFLLIVVCSAAPNFESRQAIRETWGKGRDFNYAQFQSLHERLHGEYLDPKRTVGPELKKYLWQMAEDDESLATLATEGNNVHVKSNSSHSESNASSFAGMILSVKVVFLVGQSEADYVHQRQRSAIPSAGDSESTVKRSAIVQQAPTSAGTVASLPGADPSRNPSDGTGTSHSSLFPSGADVDPAFNAASNEMVDELQLRIVNESEVYGDIIQESFIDSYNNLTLKTIMMLKWVTNNCDGKVKFIMKCDDDTFVNVPNLLHVLLGGTVPLYKAAISFYDTNTVAVKSPKNRLVEGKYLLTGFLFCDAKPIGDTASKWYSPTYMYDKEVYPNYLSGTAYLMNFETAKLLYRASLSTPIFHLEDVYLTGIVADRVKIRRRHHPLFFYSYTKDLCALRGMISQHQLQPGEIRTAYDYITNSSILCNGPEKRFTVGQLKLQQRKKCQ from the exons ATGTACCCGCAAAGCAACGGTCAATTGGATTGGAACGAACGATTCGATACGGCTGTAGATATCGGTAACGGCGGAAGTGTTTTCGGTGACAATGGCGATGTGTACCGACGATTTCAGGACATCGACGGTGGAAGTAACAGTTCGGCCAGTAACGATACAGAAAGCACCACCCTGCTGGATGAAACGTGCCGCAAGAACGAACGATTGTACGATATTACGCCAAAGGATCGAGGTGACCGACACAGCCGTGGTTCGACCAAGAACAAATGCTTCCTATGGATTATTGCCTTTTGTCTGATTGGCATCGTGGGCTTTGGCATCATACCGAACAACAACGACCGGGGACGCGTTG GTACCATCGCTGGATGGGGATTGAACACGTCGAGAGCCACGATCGGCTATGTGCTTCCGTACGAAAACACCACACTGATCGATCCGCTGAATGTGTGTACCACCGAGGAGCGTTCCGGTCTGGTGGAGGAAAGTGAGAAGGTGTTCCTGCTGATCGTGGTCTGTTCAGCGGCTCCCAACTTTGAATCCCGCCAGGCGATCCGGGAAACGTGGGGCAAGGGACGCGACTTCAACTATGCCCAGTTCCAATCCCTCCATGAGCGATTGCATGGTGAATATCTGGACCCGAAAAGAACCGTCGGTCCGGAGCTGAAAAAGTACCTGTGGCAAATGGCTGAAGATGATGAGTCCTTGGCTACTTTAGCTACGGAAGGCAAT AATGTTCACGTGAAATCCAACTCTAGTCACAGTGAGAGCAACGCGAGCAGCTTTGCGGGTATGATATTGAGCGTGAAGGTAGTGTTTCTCGTCGGTCAATCGGAAGCTGACTACGTGCATCAACGCCAGCGATCAGCAATCCCTTCCGCCGGTGACAGCGAAAGCACCGTGAAGAGAAGCGCGATCGTACAGCAGGCGCCGACTTCGGCGGGCACTGTCGCGTCGCTTCCCGGCGCGGATCCATCGCGCAACCCGTCGGATGGTACGGGAACGTCACACAGCTCACTGTTCCCCAGTGGCGCAGACGTTGATCCAGCATTTAACGCAGCTAGCAACGAAATGGTGGACGAACTGCAGCTGCGAATCGTAAACGAAAGCGAAGTGTACGGTGATATTATACAGGAGAGCTTTATAGATAGTTACAATAACCTGACGCTGAAGACGATCATGATGCTGAAGTGGGTTACCAACAACTGTGATGGCAAAG TAAAATTTATCATGAAGTGTGATGATGACACCTTTGTCAACGTACCGAACCTGCTGCACGTTCTGCTCGGTGGGACGGTCCCCCTGTACAAAGCGGCCATATCGTTCTACGACACCAACACGGTGGCGGTGAAATCGCCCAAAAACCGCCTCGTCGAAGGGAAGTACCTGCTGACGGGGTTTCTGTTCTGTGACGCCAAACCGATCGGTGACACCGCCAGCAAATG GTACTCACCGACGTACATGTACGATAAGGAGGTGTATCCGAACTATCTCTCCGGCACGGCATATCTTATGAACTTTGAGACGGCAAAGTTACTGTACCGGGCGAGCCTATCGACGCCGATCTTCCACCTGGAGGACGTGTACCTGACGGGCATTGTGGCGGACCGGGTGAAAATTCGGCGCAGGCACCATCCACTGTTCTTTTACTCTTACACCAAAGACTTGTGCGCCCTGCGGGGCATGATCTCCCAGCATCAGCTGCAACCgggtgaaattcgtaccgcGTACGATTACATTACCAACAGCTCGATATTATGCAATGGGCCAGAGAAACGATTCACCGTTGGTCAGCTGAAGTTGCAGCAGCGTAAAAAGTGTCAATGA
- the LOC128707028 gene encoding uncharacterized protein LOC128707028, with amino-acid sequence MCSRSSSNTSRGTTSVMVLGVLLVLLTLATNRSLCSVAPHPATISVTSSEPTSSSSSSLLATSETSNLTDRTHPPEEPDVTTVRTDPSPVTGPRTSDTASQSVDQSPVPPEGQIPLERLPSNTLLKYTAYKDVSILHFRIPTDTRTAFFSFKAYEESKGAFQRNCKPNDITLHLKAGSYPVISPENITFPKHFLDAEERFEIHSLQFKSDSTTRRLSIEGPHPGNWFAVAFISWTDPNNERIEQQGLAASCETLLMSEMSVTSAQPQMLNVDVRHEGTLAADQQEPKSFKFFVPSNVSIVTWRFSITQPCMNCTDVGFHVQASALPTARNYLQNAIICPNQTGDISIDFYPHESAWHYVDMDFMRENPPNGSGTIVAGFHINDTIGSDATNQTDDRKKDGPTSVPEAQTLMYTVELIYHAHESHVPGTAPTMTPSTEEPTPESVDAAEESDTLTTDTKSLPNRSFDRYPVLRQTYREFFMFDYDLLPDVNGTVPVTLNLTAGIPALMKFDVNDVYDIGGTLSFAVAMRQDLKGSLIDARHESTNEHAGVVAEKLIDIQEEFVPELPAAMTTTTTTTTSTTTTTTTIAPSTTDSDKTKQSVGKANQTVIVCLRLEEPGIPTWPDKCVYGRHIYPAAIVINNTDADTNTGLVHVPFPEPGGWYVTLGLFCHGSEATARSTIIDSVKEFVRSYRATLDAMRPPCSCTDRLSYYRSCLADDACLSVLNETETLKIKECIMDAKCTGARSDEMARKFELHHKYATEQSVQGGVADATCNSSVVFTISSSPCVAGRCGRFGRCYHYMSGGFVFSTCLCLRNYRGWDCTEDSQVPSSASILLASLMLTLSNLLFLPSIFYAVKRGYHSEAIIYFFAMFFSAFYHACDSGEEEFSFCLVKIGVLQFCDFYCGLLAIWVTLIAMSNIRHQFVSLLHMLGAILLAFGTELNKQSLWVFLAPALTGICLISVSWGLRCRKTKRCFPARNYLALYLPIGSVLVMVGLVCFAFLQTKQNYHIVHSIWHMVMALSILCLLPDRKTFHPKC; translated from the exons ATGTGCtctcgcagcagcagcaatacgTCCCGAGGGACAACTTCTGTCATGGTCCTAGGGGTACTGCTCGTGCTCCTAACACTAGCCACAAATCGAAGCCTTTGCAGTGTAGCACCACATCCGGCCACTATTAGCGTTACCTCCAGCGAACCCACAtccagcagtagcagtagtctTCTCGCCACCAGCGAAACCAGCAACCTCACCGACCGAACACATCCGCCCGAGGAGCCGGACGTTACGACGGTACGCACCGACCCATCACCAGTGACGGGGCCGCGTACATCGGACACCGCATCCCAAAGCGTCGACCAGTCGCCGGTACCGCCCGAAGGTCAGATACCGCTGGAACGGTTGCCCTCCAACACGCTGCTCAAGTACACCGCCTACAAGGACGTCTCGATACTGCACTTTCGCATACCGACCGACACCCGTACGGCCTTCTTTAGCTTTAAGGCTTACGAGGAATCCAAAGGTGCCTTCC aGCGCAACTGCAAACCGAACGATATTACGCTGCACCTGAAAGCGGGCAGCTATCCGGTCATCAGTCCGGAAAACATCACATTCCCCAAGCACTTTCTAGACGCGGAGGAACG ATTTGAAATCCACAGCCTACAGTTCAAGTCGGACAGCACAACGCGCCGGCTGAGCATTGAAGGGCCACACCCGGGCAACTGGTTCGCCGTGGCATTCATCAGCTGGACCGATCCGAACAACGAGCGAATAGAGCAGCAAG GGCTGGCTGCATCCTGCGAAACATTGCTGATGTCGGAGATGTCCGTGACGAGTGCGCAGCCACAGATGCTTAACGTGGACGTACGGCACGAGGGAACGCTAGCCGCTGACCAGCAGGAGCCCAAATCCTTCAAGTTTTTCGTCCCAAGCAACGTGTCGATCGTAACGTGGCGCTTTTCCATCACGCAACCCTGCATGAACTGCACCGATGTGGGCTTTCATGTGCAGGCGAGCGCACTGCCGACGGCGCGTAACTATCTGCAGAATGCCATCATCTGTCCGAACCAAACCGGCGACATAAGCATCGATTTCTATCCTCACGAAAGTGCCTGGCATTACGTGGATATGGACTTTATGCGCGAAAATCCACCCAACGGTAGCGGTACCATTGTGGCGGGGTTTCACATCAACGACACGATCGGGTCGGACGCCACGAATCAAACCGACGATAGGAAGAAGGATGGCCCCACGAGTGTACCAGAGGCGCAGACGTTAATGTACACGGTGGAGCTAATCTATCATGCACATGAGAGCCATGTGCCAGGCACCGCGCCAACGATGACTCCGTCCACCGAGGAACCTACCCCGGAGAGTGTCGATGCGGCCGAGGAAAGTGATACCCTGACGACAGACACTAAGTCACTGCCGAACCGAAGCTTCGACCGCTACCCAGTGCTGCGGCAAACGTATCGGGAGTTCTTCATGTTTGACTACGATCTGCTGCCGGATGTGAACGGTACGGTACCGGTGACGCTGAACCTTACCGCCGGCATACCCGCGCTGATGAAGTTCGACGTGAACGATGTGTATGACATTGGCGGTACGCTCAGCTTTGCCGTTGCCATGCGGCAAGATCTGAAGGGCAGTTTGATCGATGCACGGCACGAATCGACCAACGAACATGCCGGTGTGGTGGCCGAGAAACTGATCGACATACAGGAAGAGTTCGTACCGGAACTTCCGGCGGCAATGACAACGACCACCACGACGACAACGTCCACCACCACGACGACGACCACGATCGCACCGAGCACTACCGACTcggacaaaaccaaacaaagtgTCGGCAAAGCCAACCAAACGGTTATCGTGTGTCTGCGGCTCGAGGAACCAGGCATCCCTACCTGGCCCGACAAGTGCGTATACGGACGGCACATCTATCCGGCCGCGATCGTCATCAACAACACGGATGCGGACACGAACACGGGCCTGGTGCACGTACCGTTCCCCGAACCGGGCGGCTGGTACGTCACCTTGGGTCTCTTCTGTCACGGATCGGAAGCAACGGCACGGTCGACAATCATCGACAGCGTCAAAGAGTTTGTACGATCGTACCGCGCCACGCTGGACGCAATGCGCCCACCGTGTTCCTGTACCGATCGTTTGAGTTACTACCGCAGCTGTCTGGCGGATGACGCTTGTTTGAGTGTGCTGAATGAAACGGAAACGCTCAAGATCAAGGAGTGCATCATGGATGCCAAATGTACTGGCGCTCGATCGGATGAGATGGCGCGCAAGTTCGAGCTACATCACAAGTACGCCACGGAACAGAGCGTGCAGGGTGGAGTCGCCGATGCTACGTGCAATTCCAGCGTAGTCTTCACCATCTCCTCCAGCCCGTGCGTGGCTGGACGGTGTGGACGGTTCGGGCGTTGCTACCACTACATGTCCGGCGGGTTCGTCTTTTCCACGTGTCTGTGTCTGCGCAACTATCGTGGGTGGGACTGCACCGAAGATTCGCAGGTACCGTCGAGCGCGTCCATCCTGCTCGCCTCCCTGATGCTAACGCTGTCGAACCTGCTGTTCCTGCCGAGCATCTTCTACGCCGTCAAGCGTGGCTACCACAGTGAAGCGATCATCTACTTCTTCGCCATGTTCTTCTCGGCGTTCTACCATGCGTGCGATTCGGGCGAAGAGGAGTTTAGCTTCTGCTTGGTGAAGATAGGCGTACTGCAGTTCTGTGACTTTTACTGCGGTCTGCTCGCCATCTGGGTCACGCTGATCGCCATGTCCAACATTCGCCACCAGTTCGTGTCACTGCTGCACATGCTCGGTGCGATCCTGCTCGCGTTCGGCACGGAGCTGAACAAGCAATCGCTCTGGGTGTTTCTGGCACCGGCCCTCACCGGCATCTGTCTCATCTCGGTCAGCTGGGGCTTACGGTGCCGGAAGACGAAGCGATGTTTCCCGGCCCGCAACTACCTGGCACTGTACCTGCCGATCGGTAGCGTTCTCGTGATGGTAGGATTGGTCTGCTTCGCCTTTCTGCAGACGAAGCAAAACTATCACATCGTCCACTCGATCTGGCACATGGTGATGGCGCTCAGCATCCTCTGCCTGCTGCCGGACCGCAAAACGTTCCACCCGAAGTGCTAG